One segment of Anguilla anguilla isolate fAngAng1 chromosome 1, fAngAng1.pri, whole genome shotgun sequence DNA contains the following:
- the LOC118222696 gene encoding homeobox protein SIX6 produces MFQLPILNFSPQQVAGVCETLEESGDIERLGRFLWSLPVAPAACEVLNKNESVLRARAIVAFHTGNFRELYHILENHKFTKDSHSKLQALWLEAHYQEAEKLRGRPLGPVDKYRVRKKFPLPRTIWDGEQKTHCFKERTRHLLREWYLQDPYPNPSKKRELAQATGLTPTQVGNWFKNRRQRDRAAAAKNRLQQQVLTQGSVRSLAEEDVAVDRLGAASSPEASLSSKAAASAISITSSDSECDI; encoded by the exons ATGTTTCAGCTTCCTATCTTGAATTTTAGCCCCCAGCAGGTAGCGGGGGTTTGTGAGACTTTAGAGGAGAGCGGAGATATTGAACGTCTCGGTCGCTTCCTCTGGTCGCTGCCCGTCGCCCCAGCAGCCTGCGAGGTCCTCAACAAGAATGAGTCGGTCTTGAGAGCGAGGGCCATAGTGGCCTTCCACACTGGGAATTTTCGAGAGCTTTACCATATCCTGGAAAACCACAAGTTCACCAAAGACTCACACTCTAAACTGCAGGCCCTTTGGCTGGAAGCACACTACCAGGAGGCAGAGAAGCTGAGGGGCCGCCCGCTAGGACCGGTGGACAAATATCGGGTAAGGAAGAAGTTCCCTCTGCCCAGAACAATTTGGGACGGGGAACAAAAGACACACTGCTTCAAAGAGAGAACCCGGCATTTGCTCAGAGAATGGTATCTGCAGGACCCTTATCCGAACCCTAGCAAAAAGCGGGAGCTTGCACAGGCTACGGGACTTACTCCCACACAAGTGGGAAACTGGTTCAAAAATCGCAGACAAAGGGATAGAGCGGCAGCAGCAAAAAACAG GCTTCAACAGCAAGTCCTGACCCAAGGTTCGGTTCGGTCTCTGGCTGAAGAGGACGTTGCAGTGGACCGACTCGGTGCTGCGTCCAGCCCTGAAGCTAGTTTGTCCAGCAAAGCCGCCGCCTCGGCAATATCTATCACTTCCAGCGACAGTGAATGTGACATCTAA